The genomic interval ACTATGGGATCTTTTATGAGTTTGTTCCTATGAGCGAACTGAAGAATGAAAAACCTAAAGCATATACACTCGATCAGGTAGAAAAAGATGTAAACTATGCCTTAGTGCTATCCTCCAATTGTGGATTGTGGCGATATCTGATTGGGGATACCGTTAAATTTACAAATTTGAATCCTTTCAAAATTAAGATTACCGGTCGTACCAAACACTTTATAAATGCTTTTGGAGAAGAGGTTATGGTAGATAATACCGATGAAGCACTGGCAAAAACATGCAAACAAACCTCAAGCAATGTATCTGATTATACTGTTGCCCCGGTATATTTTTCAGAAGGAAGTAACGGAAGCCATGAATGGTTAATAGAATTTAAAAAAATCCCGGAAAATAAGGATGAATTTGTACGCATTTTGGATAAACATTTACAAACGGTAAACTCTGATTACGAAGCAAAACGATTTAAAGACATGGCACTTTTGTTGCCCAAAGTGCACTTCTTATCTGAAGGAACATTTAATGATTGGCTCAAGTCCAAAGGCAAGCTGGGCGGCCAAAATAAAGTACCTCGTTTATCCAATAACCGTGAACTTATTGATGAAATCCTAAAGTTTATTCAGCAAACAAGTGCTTAATTTTTTATAGTAAGGGTTTATTTTTTTTAATCAAAAAAACATCACAAAAAGCTTCCTCAAAACCAATGGTGTATTCCGCAAAAAGAATTTAAAAAATTGTAAATGGACAAACGTGTAAAAAGGTATAAGAGGTTAATTCGCTTGATTAACTTTTACCCGCCTTATATTGGTGCCGGAATACGGTTAAAAGAAATAAATGATGATTGCACGCGTCTGGTTGTGCAAATGAAACTGAGGTGGTGGAACAAAAATATGGTAGGTACTCATTTTGGCGGATCACTTTATTCAATGTGTGACCCCTTTTTTATGTTTATCTTAATGGTGAACCTTGGGGAAAACTATATAGTATGGGATAAAACCGGCTATATAGACTTTAAAAAACCCGGTAAGGGAAAGGTAACTGCAGTATTTAGTATGAGTCAGGATGAAATTTCAGCTGTGAAAAAAAGAGTAGAAGCTGACGGAAAGACTATAGTCGAATTACCATGTAAAATAACAGACGAACAAGGCGAAACAGTAGCAGAATTAAATAAGGGAATTTATGTGCGTTTAAAAGAAATGTCAAAAAAATAAAATTAAGAATTTGTTTTTTGCATTATGTTTTTTTTAATTTAGATGCATCAACTCCAATTTAATTTCAAATCATGAATAAATTCATTGTTTTATTTATATTTTTTTTGATGGGATATTACTGTCTGAAAGCAGATAATATTTTCCAAAATTACCAACCCATTGAAAGTTCAGGTTTTATACCGGAACATCTGATTACCAGGTCTTCCGAGAGATATCGACAGCGTTTGGAAGAAATTGATGCAGAAGACAGAAGAAGTAGGCGAGCCGAAGCGCGTTTTGCATTATCTTCCAGTTTTGTGGTCGATCGCTTGCTCAGAAATGGGCAATTACTATTCAATGACACTCTGACTTCGTATGTCAACAGAGTTACAGATATTGTATTACAAGATAATCCTGATTTAAGGGAGGAGATAACCGTTTATGTGGTAAAAAATCCGACTGTTAATGCATTTGCCAGTGGCGACGGATTTGTTTTAATATGTATGGGCTTACT from Chitinophagaceae bacterium carries:
- a CDS encoding DUF4442 domain-containing protein, which produces MDKRVKRYKRLIRLINFYPPYIGAGIRLKEINDDCTRLVVQMKLRWWNKNMVGTHFGGSLYSMCDPFFMFILMVNLGENYIVWDKTGYIDFKKPGKGKVTAVFSMSQDEISAVKKRVEADGKTIVELPCKITDEQGETVAELNKGIYVRLKEMSKK